From Streptomyces sp. NBC_00683, one genomic window encodes:
- a CDS encoding WhiB family transcriptional regulator, whose protein sequence is MPINTMMTDDALSWQETALCAQAGPEFFFPAPGSSTREAKQLCNACEGRLACLEYALAHDERFGVWGGLSEKERERLRRGRRAEG, encoded by the coding sequence ATGCCGATCAACACCATGATGACCGACGACGCGCTCTCCTGGCAGGAGACGGCGCTGTGCGCCCAGGCAGGACCCGAGTTCTTCTTTCCGGCTCCCGGCAGTTCGACCCGTGAGGCCAAGCAGTTGTGCAACGCCTGCGAGGGACGGCTGGCCTGCCTGGAGTACGCCCTCGCCCATGACGAGCGCTTCGGCGTGTGGGGCGGGCTCTCGGAGAAGGAGCGGGAGCGGCTCCGCAGAGGCCGCCGCGCCGAGGGCTGA
- a CDS encoding WD40/YVTN/BNR-like repeat-containing protein codes for MRAMGKTRRLMSLGLCGAAVTAALAVPAAHAAPGEQGERGHRPAWELTETGTDARFRGLAAVSRDDAWVAGSRGTVLRTADGGRHWRDVSPPGAADLEFRDIEAFDRRRAVVLAIGEGEASRVLRTDDGGATWTESFRNTDARAFYDCLTFFDSRHGLAMSDPVDGKFRILSTSDGGRNWKVLPDAGMPAARPGEAGFAASGQCLVSSGSKDVWLATGGADTARVLHSGDRGLTWSETASSIPAGDPARGVFGLAFRDRRHGIAVGGDYRADQASPDAAAVTGNGGRTWQGATTPPPAYRSGVAWLPHSRSAALAVGPTGTDLTLDGGRTWRTVDTGSYDTVNCVADGGCWAAGEKGRVARLG; via the coding sequence ATGAGGGCCATGGGGAAGACGAGACGACTGATGTCACTGGGCCTGTGCGGTGCGGCTGTGACCGCCGCCCTGGCCGTACCGGCGGCGCACGCCGCACCGGGGGAGCAGGGCGAGCGGGGCCACCGGCCGGCCTGGGAGCTCACCGAAACGGGCACGGACGCGCGCTTCCGCGGCCTCGCCGCGGTCAGCCGCGACGACGCCTGGGTCGCGGGGTCCAGGGGCACGGTCCTGCGTACGGCCGACGGCGGCCGGCACTGGCGCGATGTCTCGCCGCCCGGAGCGGCGGACCTGGAGTTCCGCGACATCGAGGCCTTCGACCGGCGGCGGGCGGTGGTCCTGGCCATCGGCGAGGGCGAGGCGTCCAGGGTCCTGCGCACCGATGACGGCGGCGCGACCTGGACCGAGTCCTTCCGCAACACCGACGCCCGGGCCTTCTACGACTGCCTGACCTTCTTCGACAGCCGCCACGGGCTGGCGATGAGCGACCCGGTGGACGGGAAGTTCCGCATCCTGTCGACCTCCGACGGCGGGCGGAACTGGAAGGTGCTGCCCGACGCGGGCATGCCCGCCGCCCGCCCCGGCGAGGCCGGCTTCGCGGCGAGCGGCCAGTGCCTCGTCAGCTCCGGCAGCAAGGACGTCTGGCTCGCCACCGGCGGTGCGGACACCGCCCGCGTGCTGCACTCCGGTGACCGCGGCCTGACCTGGTCCGAGACCGCGTCGTCCATCCCTGCCGGGGACCCCGCGCGCGGCGTCTTCGGCCTCGCCTTCCGTGACCGCAGGCACGGCATCGCGGTCGGCGGCGACTACCGCGCGGACCAGGCGTCACCCGACGCCGCGGCCGTCACGGGCAACGGCGGACGCACCTGGCAGGGCGCCACCACCCCGCCCCCGGCCTACCGTTCGGGCGTCGCATGGCTCCCGCACAGCAGGTCGGCGGCGCTGGCGGTCGGCCCGACCGGCACGGATCTGACCCTGGACGGCGGCCGCACCTGGAGGACGGTGGACACCGGTTCGTACGACACGGTGAACTGCGTGGCCGACGGGGGCTGCTGGGCCGCGGGCGAGAAGGGGCGCGTCGCCCGGCTCGGATAG
- a CDS encoding VOC family protein: MLDPEFVTGAPNWTDLGTPDLDAATAFYQGLFGWELVPGGPETGGYGMYQLRGKTVAGVMTVPEDQGKPAWSVYFQTPDADATARTVEKAGGSAAFPPMDVLDYGRMGGFKDNADAYFGVWQPGTNTGLDMIMEPGSLIWSELYTPDVPAAAAFFKTVFGWETEDMTYPGGSYTMVRPAGSAGADSSFGGLVQIDDVPSEAVAGPHWLPYFAVEDVDATLADAERLGGRVTLAPMDVENVGRIANLADPAGAAFAVIKPAPMPPS; this comes from the coding sequence ATGCTCGACCCCGAATTCGTCACCGGCGCCCCCAACTGGACCGACCTCGGCACACCCGACCTCGACGCGGCCACGGCCTTCTACCAGGGCCTCTTCGGCTGGGAGCTGGTGCCCGGTGGCCCCGAGACCGGTGGGTACGGGATGTACCAGCTGCGGGGCAAGACGGTCGCCGGTGTCATGACCGTGCCCGAGGACCAGGGGAAGCCCGCCTGGTCCGTCTACTTCCAGACCCCCGACGCGGATGCCACCGCCCGGACGGTGGAGAAGGCCGGAGGGTCCGCGGCGTTCCCTCCGATGGATGTACTCGACTACGGCCGCATGGGCGGCTTCAAGGACAACGCCGACGCGTACTTCGGCGTGTGGCAGCCGGGCACGAACACCGGCCTGGACATGATCATGGAGCCGGGTTCGCTGATCTGGTCCGAGCTCTACACCCCGGACGTGCCCGCGGCCGCCGCCTTCTTCAAGACGGTCTTCGGCTGGGAGACCGAGGACATGACGTACCCCGGGGGTTCCTACACGATGGTCCGCCCCGCCGGCAGTGCGGGCGCCGACTCCTCGTTCGGCGGGCTCGTGCAGATCGACGACGTGCCCAGCGAGGCGGTCGCGGGGCCGCACTGGCTCCCGTACTTCGCGGTGGAGGACGTCGACGCGACGCTCGCCGACGCGGAACGGCTGGGCGGCCGCGTGACCCTGGCGCCCATGGACGTGGAGAACGTCGGCAGGATCGCCAACCTCGCCGATCCCGCGGGCGCGGCGTTCGCGGTGATCAAGCCCGCGCCGATGCCGCCGAGCTGA
- the mmpA gene encoding morphogenic membrane protein MmpA, producing the protein MIDHHAPPMNTGTVRLSQRGVAVGMTLGVVAGAAWTVSMVCTLASWML; encoded by the coding sequence ATGATCGACCACCACGCACCCCCGATGAACACCGGAACCGTACGTCTGTCCCAGCGCGGCGTTGCCGTCGGTATGACCCTGGGCGTCGTCGCGGGAGCCGCCTGGACCGTTTCCATGGTCTGCACCCTCGCCTCCTGGATGCTCTGA
- a CDS encoding endonuclease V: MPADEAEARAVQDTLRTRVVLDEPGPPPGTGLVTGVDVAYDDERDVVVAAAVVLDAATLEVVAESTARGRVTFPYVPGLLAFREIPTVLAALEALPVDPGLVVCDGYGRAHPRRFGLASHLGVLTGLAVIGVAKNPFTFRYEQPGPRRGDSTPLMDGDEVVGRALRTQDATKPVFVSVGHRTGLDNACAHTLLLARDFRQPETTRRADALCRAALREAVA, from the coding sequence ATGCCCGCCGACGAGGCCGAAGCACGCGCCGTCCAGGACACGCTGCGCACCCGTGTGGTGCTCGACGAACCGGGGCCGCCGCCCGGCACCGGGCTGGTGACCGGCGTCGATGTCGCCTACGACGACGAGCGGGACGTCGTCGTGGCGGCGGCCGTCGTCCTCGACGCGGCGACCCTGGAGGTGGTGGCCGAGTCGACCGCGCGGGGCCGGGTGACCTTCCCCTACGTTCCCGGGCTCCTCGCCTTCCGGGAGATCCCGACCGTGCTCGCCGCGCTGGAGGCACTGCCCGTCGATCCGGGGCTCGTCGTCTGCGACGGCTACGGGCGGGCGCACCCGCGCAGGTTCGGGCTCGCCAGCCATCTGGGTGTCCTCACCGGCCTCGCGGTCATCGGCGTCGCCAAGAATCCGTTCACCTTCCGCTACGAGCAACCGGGGCCCCGGCGCGGAGACTCGACCCCGCTCATGGACGGGGACGAGGTGGTCGGCCGGGCGCTGCGCACCCAGGACGCCACCAAGCCCGTCTTCGTCTCCGTCGGCCACCGCACCGGTCTGGACAACGCCTGCGCCCACACGCTGCTGCTGGCGCGCGACTTCCGTCAGCCGGAGACCACGCGCCGGGCCGACGCCCTGTGCCGGGCGGCCCTGCGGGAGGCCGTCGCCTGA
- a CDS encoding acyl-ACP desaturase encodes MTITSPQLGSSKAWTDAQLLYALEEVVEKELNRHLKVAKDWMPHEYVPFSDGRNFTGIFEDGEAWETSQSKVTDIGRIALVVNLLTEDNLPSYHHEIASLFGRDGAWGTWVHRWTAEEGRHGIVMRDYLLTSRAVDPDKLEQFRMMHMAEGFESDNRHSMLHSVAYVAFQELATRVSHRNTGHQSGDPVCDRMLARIATDENLHMVFYRNLLGAAFELAPDLTMQSVRDVVVNFRMPGHGMPGFERAAAQMAIGEIYNMRIHHDDVIQPVLRYLKVLDIDGLGPEGLKAQEELGLYMNGLDSEASKFDEKLALRKARMAARANA; translated from the coding sequence GTGACGATCACCTCTCCCCAACTCGGCAGTTCGAAGGCGTGGACAGACGCCCAGCTGCTGTACGCGCTGGAAGAGGTGGTGGAGAAGGAACTCAACCGCCATCTCAAGGTCGCCAAGGACTGGATGCCCCACGAGTACGTACCGTTCTCCGACGGCCGGAACTTCACCGGCATCTTCGAGGACGGCGAAGCCTGGGAGACCAGCCAGTCCAAGGTCACCGACATCGGCAGGATCGCGCTCGTCGTGAACCTGCTGACCGAGGACAACCTCCCCAGCTACCACCACGAGATCGCCTCCCTCTTCGGCCGTGACGGCGCCTGGGGCACCTGGGTGCACCGCTGGACCGCGGAGGAGGGCCGCCACGGCATCGTGATGCGCGACTACCTGCTCACCTCGCGCGCCGTCGACCCGGACAAGCTCGAGCAGTTCCGCATGATGCACATGGCGGAGGGCTTCGAGTCCGACAACCGCCACTCCATGCTGCACTCCGTGGCCTACGTGGCCTTCCAGGAGCTGGCGACCCGCGTCTCGCACCGCAACACAGGCCACCAGTCGGGCGACCCGGTCTGCGACCGGATGCTGGCCCGGATCGCGACCGACGAGAACCTGCACATGGTCTTCTACCGCAACCTGCTGGGTGCCGCCTTCGAGCTCGCCCCGGACCTCACCATGCAGTCCGTGCGCGATGTGGTCGTCAACTTCCGGATGCCCGGTCACGGCATGCCCGGCTTCGAGCGCGCCGCCGCGCAGATGGCCATCGGCGAGATCTACAACATGCGCATCCACCACGACGACGTGATCCAGCCCGTGCTGCGCTACCTCAAGGTCCTCGACATCGACGGACTCGGCCCGGAGGGCCTCAAGGCGCAGGAAGAACTGGGTCTGTACATGAACGGCCTGGACAGCGAGGCGTCGAAGTTCGACGAGAAGCTGGCCCTGCGCAAGGCGCGGATGGCTGCCCGCGCGAACGCCTGA
- a CDS encoding saccharopine dehydrogenase family protein encodes MNRQNGAERPYDVILFGATGFVGTLTAEYLAEHAPDGLRWAAAGRSRAKLEKLRENLAAINPRCAELPLLTADAGDPGALRELAGSAHVVASTVGPYVWYGEGLVAACAEAGTDYADLTGEAEFVDRMFLEHDTRARETGARIVHACGFDSVPHDLGVYFTVQQLPEDVPLTVDGYVRSNAVFSGGTFASALTAIGRGPQMIRAAKERRLHEPRLVGRRARAPQGSPHFSAATGTWALPLPTLDPRVVERSARALGRYGPDFRYRHFASVKHLPVALGGTAALGVLTAAAQIPAVRGWLMDRYEPGTGPGKERRDRSWFTVRFVGEGGGRRVFTEVSGGDPGYDETAKMLAEAALSLALDDLPKTSGQVTTAVAMGDALLERLRTAGLGFRVAAVL; translated from the coding sequence ATGAACAGGCAGAACGGGGCAGAACGCCCCTATGACGTCATCCTTTTCGGCGCCACCGGCTTCGTGGGGACACTCACCGCCGAATATCTGGCGGAGCACGCACCGGACGGCCTCCGGTGGGCGGCGGCGGGCCGCAGCCGGGCCAAGCTCGAAAAGCTGCGCGAGAACCTCGCCGCGATCAACCCGCGCTGCGCGGAGCTGCCCCTGCTGACAGCCGATGCCGGTGATCCCGGCGCGCTGCGCGAACTCGCCGGTTCCGCGCATGTGGTGGCATCGACGGTGGGCCCGTACGTCTGGTACGGGGAGGGGCTGGTGGCGGCCTGCGCCGAGGCCGGGACCGACTACGCCGACCTCACCGGCGAGGCGGAGTTCGTCGACCGGATGTTCCTGGAGCACGACACACGGGCCCGCGAGACGGGGGCCCGTATCGTGCACGCCTGCGGCTTCGACTCCGTACCGCACGACCTCGGTGTCTACTTCACCGTCCAGCAGCTCCCCGAGGACGTACCGCTGACCGTCGACGGCTACGTCCGCAGCAACGCCGTCTTCTCGGGCGGCACGTTCGCCTCGGCGCTCACCGCGATCGGCCGCGGCCCGCAGATGATCCGGGCCGCGAAGGAACGCCGTCTGCACGAGCCGCGCCTGGTCGGCCGCCGGGCCCGCGCCCCGCAGGGCTCACCCCACTTCAGCGCGGCGACCGGAACGTGGGCGCTGCCGCTGCCGACCCTGGACCCCCGTGTCGTGGAGCGCTCGGCGCGGGCGCTGGGCCGTTACGGCCCCGACTTCCGCTACCGGCACTTCGCCTCCGTGAAGCACCTGCCGGTGGCGCTCGGCGGCACCGCGGCCCTGGGTGTGCTGACGGCCGCCGCCCAGATCCCCGCCGTGCGCGGCTGGCTCATGGACCGCTACGAACCCGGCACCGGCCCCGGCAAGGAGCGCAGGGACCGCAGCTGGTTCACGGTGCGCTTCGTCGGGGAGGGCGGCGGCCGCCGGGTCTTCACCGAGGTGTCGGGCGGCGACCCGGGCTACGACGAGACCGCGAAGATGCTCGCCGAGGCCGCCCTCAGCCTCGCCCTGGACGACCTGCCGAAGACATCGGGGCAGGTCACGACCGCCGTGGCGATGGGTGACGCGCTCCTGGAACGGCTGAGGACCGCAGGGCTGGGCTTCCGCGTCGCGGCGGTGCTCTGA
- a CDS encoding YciI family protein: MFVLELTYSAPVERVDALMKEHVAWLDTQYTAGVFIASGRKNPRDGGVILAVGDDRARIEEIAATDPFATHGVCAYRITEFLATKTSQALAPYRQQLPG, translated from the coding sequence ATGTTCGTACTCGAGTTGACCTACAGCGCACCGGTCGAGCGCGTCGACGCACTCATGAAGGAACACGTCGCCTGGCTCGACACCCAGTACACGGCAGGGGTGTTCATCGCCTCCGGGCGCAAGAACCCGCGTGACGGTGGCGTGATTCTCGCTGTCGGGGACGATCGCGCGCGGATCGAGGAGATCGCGGCGACCGACCCCTTCGCGACGCACGGGGTGTGCGCCTACCGGATCACGGAGTTCCTCGCGACGAAGACGTCGCAGGCACTGGCCCCGTACCGGCAGCAACTGCCCGGATAG
- a CDS encoding SsgA family sporulation/cell division regulator — protein sequence MSSVIEQSVQARMVASAPRMETLPATLSYDRRDPFAVRMAFPAPATLEGTEVSWEFSRELLTAGMDRPAGVGDVRVRPFGYDRTVLEFHAVEGIAMVHVRTAELRRFLKRAQVLVPVGDEYRFLDLDRDLTDLLGGS from the coding sequence TTGTCCAGCGTTATCGAGCAGTCCGTGCAGGCCCGCATGGTCGCATCCGCTCCGCGGATGGAAACCCTGCCCGCCACCCTGAGTTACGACCGCAGGGACCCTTTCGCCGTCCGTATGGCCTTCCCGGCCCCGGCGACCCTCGAGGGCACCGAGGTGTCCTGGGAGTTCTCCCGTGAACTGCTCACGGCCGGGATGGACAGACCGGCCGGTGTCGGTGACGTCCGGGTGCGGCCCTTCGGATACGACCGCACGGTGCTGGAGTTCCACGCCGTGGAGGGCATCGCCATGGTGCACGTCCGCACGGCGGAACTGCGCCGCTTCCTGAAGCGGGCCCAGGTGCTGGTCCCGGTGGGCGACGAGTACCGCTTCCTGGACCTCGACCGCGATCTGACGGATCTGCTCGGCGGGTCCTGA
- a CDS encoding LLM class F420-dependent oxidoreductase: MELSLPLNYAGDPRAACDQVAALESAGLDAVWVAEAYGFDSPTIMGYLAARTERMKIGAAILNVYSRTPALIAQTGAGLDAVSGGRALLGLGASGPQVVEGWHGKPYDKPLGRTRETVELCRRIWRREVIDHHGITDMPLPKEKGGRLGKPLKILTRPVRENIPLYIASLGPSNVALTAEIADGWLPTLYIPEKAQQVWGGALAEGAAKRDPALGPLQTVAGGLLAIGDDAAALRDLARPQIALYVGGMGAPGKNFYNDLAVAYGYEKEAATIQELYLSGKKREAEAAVPDEFCELMSLCGPEGYVRDRIEAFREAGVTMLNVTPVGPEPARLISTVKNWLQGA; encoded by the coding sequence ATGGAACTCTCCCTCCCGCTGAACTACGCGGGCGATCCGCGCGCCGCCTGCGACCAGGTCGCCGCACTGGAATCCGCCGGACTCGACGCCGTCTGGGTCGCCGAGGCGTACGGCTTCGACTCGCCCACGATCATGGGATATCTGGCCGCCCGCACCGAGCGCATGAAGATCGGCGCGGCGATCCTCAACGTCTACTCCCGCACCCCCGCCCTCATCGCCCAGACCGGAGCCGGACTCGACGCGGTCTCCGGCGGCCGGGCCCTGCTCGGGCTCGGCGCGTCCGGCCCGCAGGTCGTGGAGGGCTGGCACGGCAAGCCGTACGACAAGCCGCTCGGCAGGACCCGCGAGACCGTCGAACTCTGCCGGCGGATCTGGCGCCGCGAGGTCATCGACCACCACGGCATCACCGACATGCCGCTCCCGAAGGAGAAGGGCGGCAGGCTCGGCAAGCCGCTGAAGATCCTCACCCGGCCGGTCCGCGAGAACATTCCGCTCTACATCGCCTCCCTCGGCCCCTCCAACGTGGCGCTGACCGCCGAGATCGCCGACGGCTGGCTGCCCACGCTCTACATCCCGGAGAAGGCCCAGCAGGTCTGGGGCGGCGCCCTGGCCGAAGGCGCGGCGAAGCGTGACCCGGCACTCGGCCCGCTGCAGACCGTCGCGGGCGGCCTCCTCGCCATCGGCGACGACGCCGCGGCCCTCAGGGACCTCGCCCGCCCGCAGATCGCGCTGTACGTCGGAGGCATGGGCGCACCCGGCAAGAACTTCTACAACGACCTCGCCGTCGCCTACGGGTACGAGAAGGAAGCAGCCACGATCCAGGAGCTCTACCTCTCGGGGAAGAAGAGGGAGGCCGAGGCCGCCGTCCCGGACGAATTCTGCGAACTCATGTCGCTCTGCGGGCCCGAGGGGTACGTACGCGACCGCATCGAGGCCTTCCGCGAGGCCGGCGTCACCATGCTCAACGTCACGCCCGTCGGCCCCGAGCCGGCCCGCCTGATCTCCACCGTCAAGAACTGGCTCCAGGGGGCTTGA
- a CDS encoding CaiB/BaiF CoA transferase family protein, which produces MATTGQGPLAGVRVVELAGIGPGPFAAMLLADLGADVVRVDRPGGAALGIDPAYDLTNRNKRSVRVDLKAEGGAGQVLDLVERADILIEGYRPGVAERLGVGPAACLDRNPQLVYGRMTGWGQDGPLAERAGHDIAYIALSGTLSMIGRPGEPPTVPANLVGDYAGGSLYLVVGVLAALQHARTPGGTGQVVDAAIVDGAAHLATMIHGMLAAGSWQDRRGSNLLDGGCPFYGCYETSDGEYMAVGPLEPQFYEQFGKLLGIVDEAPDRNDFSRWADLRTLVADRFRARTRAEWTEVFEGTDACVAPVLSLREAPHHPHLAARSTYVEHGGLTQPAPAPRFSATPSRVRSGPARPGADTDDVARDWDVPSLRTLPKKDGTD; this is translated from the coding sequence ATGGCAACGACAGGGCAGGGTCCACTGGCCGGGGTGCGTGTCGTCGAACTGGCGGGCATCGGCCCGGGACCGTTCGCCGCGATGCTCCTGGCCGACCTCGGCGCCGATGTGGTGCGCGTCGACCGGCCCGGCGGCGCGGCGCTCGGGATCGATCCCGCGTACGACCTCACCAACCGCAACAAACGCTCGGTCCGCGTCGACCTCAAGGCCGAGGGCGGCGCAGGGCAGGTGCTCGACCTCGTGGAGCGCGCCGACATCCTGATCGAGGGCTACCGCCCGGGCGTCGCCGAACGCCTCGGCGTGGGCCCGGCCGCATGTCTGGACCGCAATCCGCAGCTCGTCTACGGGCGGATGACCGGCTGGGGCCAGGACGGGCCGCTGGCCGAACGAGCCGGCCACGACATCGCCTACATCGCCCTCAGTGGCACCCTCTCCATGATCGGCAGACCCGGGGAACCGCCCACGGTGCCCGCCAATCTGGTCGGCGACTACGCGGGCGGTTCGCTCTACCTCGTCGTCGGCGTGCTGGCCGCCCTCCAGCACGCCCGCACACCCGGCGGCACCGGCCAGGTGGTGGACGCCGCCATCGTCGACGGTGCAGCCCATCTCGCCACGATGATCCACGGGATGCTGGCGGCCGGCAGCTGGCAGGACCGGCGCGGCTCCAACCTTCTCGACGGCGGCTGCCCCTTCTACGGCTGCTACGAGACGTCCGACGGCGAGTACATGGCGGTCGGACCGCTGGAGCCGCAGTTCTACGAGCAGTTCGGCAAGCTGCTCGGGATCGTCGACGAAGCCCCCGACCGCAACGACTTCAGCCGCTGGGCGGACCTGCGCACCCTCGTCGCCGACCGCTTCAGGGCCCGCACCCGCGCCGAGTGGACCGAGGTCTTCGAAGGCACGGACGCCTGCGTCGCCCCCGTCCTCTCGCTCCGCGAGGCGCCTCACCACCCGCACCTCGCCGCCCGCTCCACCTACGTCGAGCACGGCGGCCTCACCCAGCCCGCGCCCGCTCCCCGGTTCTCCGCCACCCCCTCCCGCGTCCGCAGCGGGCCCGCCCGGCCCGGCGCGGACACCGATGACGTGGCCCGCGACTGGGACGTACCGAGCTTGCGGACCCTCCCGAAGAAGGACGGCACCGACTGA
- a CDS encoding chitosanase — translation MTRLVLFGAPIAIAVSILFSSGDSELPPSSPQPTGTAGTAGTAAQTESPGLSAENDEKIAGLPPGLAAPAMKEIASQLVGSAEASTLDWRSQYGAIEDVGDGTGYTAGIIGFCSGTNDMLQLVEAYTKDDPDNPLAPFLAALREVDGTDSHEGLDPGFTDAWKAAAEDPAFRTAQNTMRDKLYFEPAVRLAKLDGLGTLGQFIYYDAMVLHGPGVEADGFYGIRDAAMASADTAAEGGDEAEYLGAFLDESRSAIRARKVQRDTTRIDTAQRVFLREGNLELKKPLVWQVYGETFRIP, via the coding sequence GTGACGCGTCTTGTTCTTTTCGGTGCGCCTATCGCCATCGCCGTTTCTATTCTGTTCAGCAGCGGCGACTCCGAGCTGCCCCCGAGCTCCCCGCAGCCGACCGGAACCGCCGGGACCGCCGGGACCGCCGCGCAGACGGAGAGCCCCGGCCTGAGCGCCGAGAACGACGAGAAGATCGCCGGACTGCCGCCCGGGCTCGCCGCTCCGGCCATGAAGGAGATCGCCTCCCAGCTGGTGGGCAGCGCCGAGGCCTCGACCCTGGACTGGCGCAGCCAGTACGGGGCGATCGAGGACGTCGGTGACGGCACCGGCTACACCGCGGGAATCATCGGTTTCTGCTCCGGTACGAACGACATGCTGCAACTGGTCGAGGCGTACACGAAGGACGATCCGGACAATCCGCTCGCCCCGTTCCTCGCGGCGCTGCGCGAGGTGGACGGCACGGATTCGCACGAGGGCCTGGACCCCGGCTTCACCGACGCGTGGAAGGCGGCCGCCGAGGACCCGGCGTTCCGCACGGCTCAGAACACGATGCGGGACAAGCTCTACTTCGAACCCGCGGTGCGACTGGCGAAGCTGGACGGTCTCGGCACCCTGGGGCAGTTCATCTACTACGACGCGATGGTGCTCCACGGGCCCGGCGTCGAGGCCGACGGCTTCTACGGCATCCGGGACGCCGCGATGGCCTCGGCGGACACGGCGGCGGAGGGCGGCGACGAGGCGGAGTACCTCGGCGCGTTCCTCGACGAGAGCCGGTCCGCGATCCGGGCGCGGAAGGTCCAGCGCGACACGACCCGGATCGACACCGCGCAGCGGGTGTTCCTGCGGGAGGGCAACCTCGAGCTGAAGAAGCCGCTCGTGTGGCAGGTGTACGGCGAGACGTTCCGCATCCCGTAG
- a CDS encoding ABC-F family ATP-binding cassette domain-containing protein → MPAPTTHITCSSLSFAWPDGRDVFEDFQLAVGPGRTGLIGLNGCGKSTLLRLIAGELTPTGGHITTAGDIGYLPQNLVLDTALRVDAALGIAAKRTALNAIESGDVHEEHFAVVGDDWDVEERARATLDQLGLAGIGLDRTIGEMSGGECVLLRLAALLLARPSVLLLDEPTNNLDLHARGRLYDAVDAWTGVLVVVSHDRELLERVDRIADLREGTVTWYGGSLSAYEEALAVEREAAERMVRVAEADVRRQKRELSYAHIKLARRKRYGQKMWDTKREPKAVMGQRKQTAQESAGKHRVMHAERLADAEERLEDAVEAVRDDDEIRIELPHTQVHPGGGVLVLRDLELAHGGRVRGEFDLRGPERIALVGRNGAGKTTLLRTIAGELAPLSGEAVVHVPVGFLPQRLDVLDDRLSLVDNVARYAPGASANRIRAKLAHFLFKGARADLPAATLSGGERLRATLAALLLADPAPRLLMLDEPTNSLDLSGVHRLTAALASYEGALIVASHDLPFLESLGITRWLLLDAGELRGISPADLSRIQGGEV, encoded by the coding sequence ATGCCTGCACCCACGACACACATCACCTGTTCGTCCCTCTCCTTCGCCTGGCCCGACGGCCGCGACGTCTTCGAGGACTTCCAACTGGCCGTCGGTCCCGGACGGACCGGGCTCATCGGCCTCAACGGCTGCGGCAAGTCGACCCTGTTGCGCCTGATCGCCGGCGAACTCACGCCTACGGGCGGCCACATCACCACGGCCGGCGACATCGGCTACCTCCCGCAGAACCTCGTCCTGGACACCGCCCTGCGGGTCGACGCGGCGCTGGGCATCGCCGCGAAACGGACCGCGCTGAACGCCATCGAGTCGGGCGATGTCCACGAGGAGCACTTCGCCGTGGTCGGCGACGACTGGGACGTGGAGGAACGCGCCCGCGCCACGCTCGACCAGCTGGGCCTCGCCGGTATCGGGCTCGACCGGACCATCGGCGAGATGTCGGGCGGCGAGTGCGTGCTGCTGCGGCTGGCCGCGCTGCTGCTGGCACGTCCGTCGGTCCTGCTGCTGGACGAGCCGACGAACAATCTCGACCTGCACGCCCGCGGACGGCTGTACGACGCGGTCGACGCCTGGACCGGTGTCCTGGTCGTCGTCAGTCACGACCGGGAGCTGCTGGAGCGCGTGGACCGGATCGCCGATCTGAGGGAGGGCACGGTCACCTGGTACGGCGGCAGTCTGTCGGCGTACGAGGAGGCGCTCGCCGTGGAGCGGGAGGCCGCGGAGCGGATGGTGCGGGTCGCGGAGGCCGATGTGCGGCGGCAGAAGCGCGAACTGTCCTACGCACACATCAAGTTGGCCCGACGTAAGCGGTACGGGCAGAAGATGTGGGACACCAAGCGCGAGCCGAAGGCGGTCATGGGCCAGCGCAAGCAGACGGCGCAGGAGTCGGCCGGCAAGCACCGCGTCATGCATGCGGAGCGGCTGGCGGACGCGGAGGAGCGGCTAGAGGACGCCGTCGAGGCCGTGCGGGACGACGACGAGATCCGGATCGAACTTCCGCACACCCAGGTGCATCCGGGTGGCGGTGTGCTGGTGCTGCGCGATCTCGAGCTGGCCCACGGCGGCCGGGTGCGCGGGGAGTTCGACCTGCGCGGCCCGGAGCGGATCGCGTTGGTCGGCCGCAACGGCGCGGGCAAGACGACGCTGTTGCGCACGATCGCCGGCGAGCTGGCGCCGTTGTCGGGCGAGGCCGTCGTCCATGTGCCGGTGGGGTTCCTGCCCCAGCGTCTGGACGTGCTCGACGACAGGCTGTCCCTCGTGGACAACGTGGCGCGGTACGCGCCGGGCGCGTCGGCCAACCGGATCCGGGCGAAGCTTGCGCACTTCCTGTTCAAGGGGGCAAGGGCGGACCTGCCCGCAGCGACGCTGTCGGGCGGGGAGAGGCTCCGGGCGACCCTGGCCGCACTGCTGCTCGCCGACCCGGCACCCCGGCTGCTGATGTTGGACGAACCCACGAACAGCCTCGACCTGTCCGGCGTGCACCGCCTCACCGCGGCACTGGCGAGCTACGAGGGGGCACTGATCGTGGCGAGCCACGACCTGCCGTTCCTGGAGTCCCTGGGGATCACCCGGTGGCTGCTGCTGGACGCGGGCGAGCTGCGCGGAATCTCCCCCGCGGACCTATCCCGGATCCAGGGCGGTGAGGTATGA